From the genome of Acidobacteriota bacterium, one region includes:
- a CDS encoding hemerythrin domain-containing protein, producing the protein MERLVDNPDIAVVCDAIVARYHAGLQEALPRIRDAMASVSATAASPELALLRVAFDELAEQIEYHLAKEEHLLFPAFAALSAADRTGGDRPATAFVTVLHPIRAMEAEHVRIEQALDRLRELARAVVEPDALAANWRQCLAELATLDADLRADHRTENEVLFPRALELERRLL; encoded by the coding sequence ATGGAACGCCTCGTCGACAATCCGGACATCGCGGTGGTCTGTGACGCGATCGTCGCCCGCTACCATGCCGGGTTGCAGGAAGCACTGCCGCGCATTCGCGACGCCATGGCGTCGGTGAGCGCGACCGCAGCATCTCCCGAGCTGGCGTTGCTGCGCGTCGCGTTCGACGAGCTCGCCGAACAGATCGAGTACCACCTGGCCAAAGAAGAGCACCTGCTGTTCCCGGCGTTTGCGGCGCTCTCGGCTGCGGACCGCACGGGCGGGGATCGTCCCGCAACGGCATTTGTCACCGTCCTCCATCCCATTCGAGCCATGGAGGCCGAGCACGTCCGGATCGAACAGGCACTCGACCGCCTGCGCGAACTGGCCCGCGCGGTAGTCGAGCCGGACGCCCTGGCGGCGAACTGGCGGCAATGCCTGGCTGAGCTGGCAACGCTCGACGCCGACCTGCGCGCCGATCACCGCACCGAGAACGAAGTCCTGTTCCCGCGGGCACTCGAACTGGAGCGGCGACTGCTGTAG